A genomic window from Carassius auratus strain Wakin chromosome 45, ASM336829v1, whole genome shotgun sequence includes:
- the syt14b gene encoding synaptotagmin-14b isoform X1, with translation MAFFKSFQQSLPSVSSLLDSVSNTVSTAVDDLSSAVSDVTYTVSDQLTEQVNTIINKVQTEEDDKSRKEDLGSSEDIRKEKRTSRLKRQETEGNAADSGEGEGRKSRKSKKNSMWTIETDEEEIKREKERQEEARRAEEEEWEWVYTPAKGWYRKKRDPNQPQSLSPTSDNNKGNSDQASKEAESVAQEENTSSSGKHKDEGDHHNENANGMHPGNSQKKQDSQEMSGDTDTTASKYENNAEHSSVEEDGTGRKKDKGGKDGGCPEKGSSESEDESPKRHKDQQKSGWKNKDTENEDCSSEASAEQVKRKNGSSSLNELQPPPYRDKDDLKSGSRGRSDSAEGSGSEVSEASEDAEDTESYLNKGYEEDAPSDSTAVLGPEDSLLPPLPETYEPEALGKYGTLDVAFEYDPSEQRLAVTVTAATDIPTLKSTGNISWQVHLVLLPTKKQRAKTGVQKGPCPVFTETFRFSCVEKEALGDYAVRFRLYSVRRMKKEKVLGEKVFYLTKLNLQGKLALPVTLEPGTSVPGCGSVVSVSRSAGALSYHSTGESSTPELLLGLLYNSTTGRLSAEVVKGSHFKNSATDKLPIGLFCCVKRFISGQLYIMRDTYVKLTMLDSKGKEMSKCKTSVCRGQPNPTYKETFVFQVALFQLSEVTLQVSVYSRRSSMKRRERLGWVALGLNSTTEEQEEHWTQMKESEGQQVCQWHTLLNS, from the exons TCAACAAAGTACAGACTGAAGAGGATGACAAATCCAGGAAAGAGGATTTGGGTTCTTCTGAAGACATCCGAAAGGAGAAGAGGACCAGCAGGCTGAAGCGTCAGGAGACAGAGGGTAATGCTGCAGACAGTGGAGAAGGAGAAGGTCGAAAGAGCAGAAAATCGAAAAAGAACTCTATGTGGACTATTGAAACAGATGAAGAGGAAATAAAGAGGGAAAAAGAAAGGCAAGAGGAAGCAAGAAGAGCTGAGGAGGAGGAGTGGGAGTGGGTTTACACCCCTGCTAAAGGTTGGTATCGTAAAAAGAGGGACCCAAACCAACCACAAAGCCTTTCTCCGACCTCAGACAACAATAAAGGGAACAGTGACCAAGCATCAAAAGAGGCAGAGTCTGTCGCCCAGGAAGAGAACACCTCCTCGTCTGGCAAACACAAGGATGAAGGTGACCACCACAATGAAAATGCTAATGGGATGCACCCGGGTAATAGTCAGAAGAAGCAGGATTCTCAGGAAATGTCTGGCGATACTGATACAACAGCATCAAAGTATGAAAACAATGCAGAGCACAGTAGTGTTGAGGAAGATGGTACaggcagaaaaaaagacaaaggaGGTAAAG ATGGGGGTTGTCCAGAGAAAGGATCATCTGAGAGTGAAGACGAAAGTCCAAAAAGACACAAGGATCAGCAGAAAAGTGGATGGAAAAACAAAGATACTGAGAATGAGGATTGCAGCAGTGAGGCCTCTGCTGAGCAGG TTAAAAGGAAAAATGGTTCAAGTTCCCTGAATGAACTTCAGCCTCCACCGTACCGGGACAAAGACGATCTCAAGAGTGGCTCTAGGGGCCGCAGTGACTCAGCAGAGGGCAGTGGGAGTGAGGTCAGTGAGGCCAGTGAAGACGCTGAGGACACAGAGAGTTACCTGAATAAGGGCTATGAAGAGGACGCACCCAGTGACAGCACCGCTGTTTTGGGCCCGGAG GACAGCTTACTCCCACCCCTTCCAGAAACATATGAACCAGAGGCACTGGGGAAATATGGCACACTGGATGTGGCATTTGAATATGACCCCAGTGAACAACGGCTTGCGGTGACGGTGACCGCTGCCACAGATATTCCAACCCTAAAGAGCACAGGGAACATTTCTTGGCAGGTCCACCTGGTTCTACTGCCCACCAAGAAGCAGAGGGCCAAGACAGGAGTGCAGAAGGGACCCTGTCCCGTCTTCACAGAGACGTTTCGGTTCTCATGTGTTGAGAAGGAGGCCTTGGGGGACTATGCAGTCCGGTTCCGTCTCTACAGTGTGAGGCGCATGAAGAAGGAGAAGGTCCTAGGCGAGAAGGTGTTCTACTTAACCAAACTCAATCTGCAGGGCAAGCTTGCTCTGCCTGTTACACTAGAACCTGGCACATCCGTTCCT GGCTGTGGTTCAGTGGTGAGTGTCTCTCGTAGCGCGGGAGCTCTGTCGTACCACTCCACTGGTGAATCCTCCACTCCAGAGCTTCTGTTGGGTCTCCTCTACAACTCCACCACAGGAAGACTGTCTGCCGAAGTTGTTAAAGGCAGCCATTTTAAAAACTCTGCCACCGATAAACTGCCCA TTGGCCTGTTTTGTTGTGTAAAACGCTTCATTAGTGGGCAACTGTATATAATGAGAG ACACTTACGTGAAGCTTACAATGCTGGACTCCAAAGGGAAAGAGATGTCTAAATGTAAGACCTCCGTCTGCCGTGGCCAGCCCAACCCAACCTACAAAGAAACATTTGTCTTCCAGGTGGCGCTGTTCCAGCTGTCTGAGGTCACCCTGCAGGTGTCGGTGTACAGTCGGCGGAGCAGCATGAAGAGGAGAGAGCGGTTGGGTTGGGTCGCTCTGGGCCTCAACAGCACCACAGAGGAACAGGAGGAGCACTGGACCCAGATGAAGGAGTCCGAGGGACAGCAGGTCTGCCAGTGGCACACGCTCCTCAATTCATAG
- the syt14b gene encoding synaptotagmin-14b isoform X3: MAFFKSFQQSLPSVSSLLDSVSNTVSTAVDDLSSAVSDVTYTVSDQLTEQVNTIINKVQTEEDDKSRKEDLGSSEDIRKEKRTSRLKRQETEGNAADSGEGEGRKSRKSKKNSMWTIETDEEEIKREKERQEEARRAEEEEWEWVYTPAKGWYRKKRDPNQPQSLSPTSDNNKGNSDQASKEAESVAQEENTSSSGKHKDEGDHHNENANGMHPGNSQKKQDSQEMSGDTDTTASKYENNAEHSSVEEDGTGRKKDKGGKDGGCPEKGSSESEDESPKRHKDQQKSGWKNKDTENEDCSSEASAEQVKRKNGSSSLNELQPPPYRDKDDLKSGSRGRSDSAEGSGSEVSEASEDAEDTESYLNKGYEEDAPSDSTAVLGPEDSLLPPLPETYEPEALGKYGTLDVAFEYDPSEQRLAVTVTAATDIPTLKSTGNISWQVHLVLLPTKKQRAKTGVQKGPCPVFTETFRFSCVEKEALGDYAVRFRLYSVRRMKKEKVLGEKVFYLTKLNLQGKLALPVTLEPGTSVPGCGSVVSVSRSAGALSYHSTGESSTPELLLGLLYNSTTGRLSAEVVKGSHFKNSATDKLPIGLFCCVKRFISGQLYIMRGGAVPAV, from the exons TCAACAAAGTACAGACTGAAGAGGATGACAAATCCAGGAAAGAGGATTTGGGTTCTTCTGAAGACATCCGAAAGGAGAAGAGGACCAGCAGGCTGAAGCGTCAGGAGACAGAGGGTAATGCTGCAGACAGTGGAGAAGGAGAAGGTCGAAAGAGCAGAAAATCGAAAAAGAACTCTATGTGGACTATTGAAACAGATGAAGAGGAAATAAAGAGGGAAAAAGAAAGGCAAGAGGAAGCAAGAAGAGCTGAGGAGGAGGAGTGGGAGTGGGTTTACACCCCTGCTAAAGGTTGGTATCGTAAAAAGAGGGACCCAAACCAACCACAAAGCCTTTCTCCGACCTCAGACAACAATAAAGGGAACAGTGACCAAGCATCAAAAGAGGCAGAGTCTGTCGCCCAGGAAGAGAACACCTCCTCGTCTGGCAAACACAAGGATGAAGGTGACCACCACAATGAAAATGCTAATGGGATGCACCCGGGTAATAGTCAGAAGAAGCAGGATTCTCAGGAAATGTCTGGCGATACTGATACAACAGCATCAAAGTATGAAAACAATGCAGAGCACAGTAGTGTTGAGGAAGATGGTACaggcagaaaaaaagacaaaggaGGTAAAG ATGGGGGTTGTCCAGAGAAAGGATCATCTGAGAGTGAAGACGAAAGTCCAAAAAGACACAAGGATCAGCAGAAAAGTGGATGGAAAAACAAAGATACTGAGAATGAGGATTGCAGCAGTGAGGCCTCTGCTGAGCAGG TTAAAAGGAAAAATGGTTCAAGTTCCCTGAATGAACTTCAGCCTCCACCGTACCGGGACAAAGACGATCTCAAGAGTGGCTCTAGGGGCCGCAGTGACTCAGCAGAGGGCAGTGGGAGTGAGGTCAGTGAGGCCAGTGAAGACGCTGAGGACACAGAGAGTTACCTGAATAAGGGCTATGAAGAGGACGCACCCAGTGACAGCACCGCTGTTTTGGGCCCGGAG GACAGCTTACTCCCACCCCTTCCAGAAACATATGAACCAGAGGCACTGGGGAAATATGGCACACTGGATGTGGCATTTGAATATGACCCCAGTGAACAACGGCTTGCGGTGACGGTGACCGCTGCCACAGATATTCCAACCCTAAAGAGCACAGGGAACATTTCTTGGCAGGTCCACCTGGTTCTACTGCCCACCAAGAAGCAGAGGGCCAAGACAGGAGTGCAGAAGGGACCCTGTCCCGTCTTCACAGAGACGTTTCGGTTCTCATGTGTTGAGAAGGAGGCCTTGGGGGACTATGCAGTCCGGTTCCGTCTCTACAGTGTGAGGCGCATGAAGAAGGAGAAGGTCCTAGGCGAGAAGGTGTTCTACTTAACCAAACTCAATCTGCAGGGCAAGCTTGCTCTGCCTGTTACACTAGAACCTGGCACATCCGTTCCT GGCTGTGGTTCAGTGGTGAGTGTCTCTCGTAGCGCGGGAGCTCTGTCGTACCACTCCACTGGTGAATCCTCCACTCCAGAGCTTCTGTTGGGTCTCCTCTACAACTCCACCACAGGAAGACTGTCTGCCGAAGTTGTTAAAGGCAGCCATTTTAAAAACTCTGCCACCGATAAACTGCCCA TTGGCCTGTTTTGTTGTGTAAAACGCTTCATTAGTGGGCAACTGTATATAATGAGAG GTGGCGCTGTTCCAGCTGTCTGA
- the syt14b gene encoding synaptotagmin-14b isoform X2: MAFFKSFQQSLPSVSSLLDSVSNTVSTAVDDLSSAVSDVTYTVSDQLTEQVNTIINKVQTEEDDKSRKEDLGSSEDIRKEKRTSRLKRQETEGNAADSGEGEGRKSRKSKKNSMWTIETDEEEIKREKERQEEARRAEEEEWEWVYTPAKGWYRKKRDPNQPQSLSPTSDNNKGNSDQASKEAESVAQEENTSSSGKHKDEGDHHNENANGMHPGNSQKKQDSQEMSGDTDTTASKYENNAEHSSVEEDGTGRKKDKGGKDGGCPEKGSSESEDESPKRHKDQQKSGWKNKDTENEDCSSEASAEQVKRKNGSSSLNELQPPPYRDKDDLKSGSRGRSDSAEGSGSEVSEASEDAEDTESYLNKGYEEDAPSDSTAVLGPEDSLLPPLPETYEPEALGKYGTLDVAFEYDPSEQRLAVTVTAATDIPTLKSTGNISWQVHLVLLPTKKQRAKTGVQKGPCPVFTETFRFSCVEKEALGDYAVRFRLYSVRRMKKEKVLGEKVFYLTKLNLQGKLALPVTLEPGTSVPGCGSVVSVSRSAGALSYHSTGESSTPELLLGLLYNSTTGRLSAEVVKGSHFKNSATDKLPNTYVKLTMLDSKGKEMSKCKTSVCRGQPNPTYKETFVFQVALFQLSEVTLQVSVYSRRSSMKRRERLGWVALGLNSTTEEQEEHWTQMKESEGQQVCQWHTLLNS, translated from the exons TCAACAAAGTACAGACTGAAGAGGATGACAAATCCAGGAAAGAGGATTTGGGTTCTTCTGAAGACATCCGAAAGGAGAAGAGGACCAGCAGGCTGAAGCGTCAGGAGACAGAGGGTAATGCTGCAGACAGTGGAGAAGGAGAAGGTCGAAAGAGCAGAAAATCGAAAAAGAACTCTATGTGGACTATTGAAACAGATGAAGAGGAAATAAAGAGGGAAAAAGAAAGGCAAGAGGAAGCAAGAAGAGCTGAGGAGGAGGAGTGGGAGTGGGTTTACACCCCTGCTAAAGGTTGGTATCGTAAAAAGAGGGACCCAAACCAACCACAAAGCCTTTCTCCGACCTCAGACAACAATAAAGGGAACAGTGACCAAGCATCAAAAGAGGCAGAGTCTGTCGCCCAGGAAGAGAACACCTCCTCGTCTGGCAAACACAAGGATGAAGGTGACCACCACAATGAAAATGCTAATGGGATGCACCCGGGTAATAGTCAGAAGAAGCAGGATTCTCAGGAAATGTCTGGCGATACTGATACAACAGCATCAAAGTATGAAAACAATGCAGAGCACAGTAGTGTTGAGGAAGATGGTACaggcagaaaaaaagacaaaggaGGTAAAG ATGGGGGTTGTCCAGAGAAAGGATCATCTGAGAGTGAAGACGAAAGTCCAAAAAGACACAAGGATCAGCAGAAAAGTGGATGGAAAAACAAAGATACTGAGAATGAGGATTGCAGCAGTGAGGCCTCTGCTGAGCAGG TTAAAAGGAAAAATGGTTCAAGTTCCCTGAATGAACTTCAGCCTCCACCGTACCGGGACAAAGACGATCTCAAGAGTGGCTCTAGGGGCCGCAGTGACTCAGCAGAGGGCAGTGGGAGTGAGGTCAGTGAGGCCAGTGAAGACGCTGAGGACACAGAGAGTTACCTGAATAAGGGCTATGAAGAGGACGCACCCAGTGACAGCACCGCTGTTTTGGGCCCGGAG GACAGCTTACTCCCACCCCTTCCAGAAACATATGAACCAGAGGCACTGGGGAAATATGGCACACTGGATGTGGCATTTGAATATGACCCCAGTGAACAACGGCTTGCGGTGACGGTGACCGCTGCCACAGATATTCCAACCCTAAAGAGCACAGGGAACATTTCTTGGCAGGTCCACCTGGTTCTACTGCCCACCAAGAAGCAGAGGGCCAAGACAGGAGTGCAGAAGGGACCCTGTCCCGTCTTCACAGAGACGTTTCGGTTCTCATGTGTTGAGAAGGAGGCCTTGGGGGACTATGCAGTCCGGTTCCGTCTCTACAGTGTGAGGCGCATGAAGAAGGAGAAGGTCCTAGGCGAGAAGGTGTTCTACTTAACCAAACTCAATCTGCAGGGCAAGCTTGCTCTGCCTGTTACACTAGAACCTGGCACATCCGTTCCT GGCTGTGGTTCAGTGGTGAGTGTCTCTCGTAGCGCGGGAGCTCTGTCGTACCACTCCACTGGTGAATCCTCCACTCCAGAGCTTCTGTTGGGTCTCCTCTACAACTCCACCACAGGAAGACTGTCTGCCGAAGTTGTTAAAGGCAGCCATTTTAAAAACTCTGCCACCGATAAACTGCCCA ACACTTACGTGAAGCTTACAATGCTGGACTCCAAAGGGAAAGAGATGTCTAAATGTAAGACCTCCGTCTGCCGTGGCCAGCCCAACCCAACCTACAAAGAAACATTTGTCTTCCAGGTGGCGCTGTTCCAGCTGTCTGAGGTCACCCTGCAGGTGTCGGTGTACAGTCGGCGGAGCAGCATGAAGAGGAGAGAGCGGTTGGGTTGGGTCGCTCTGGGCCTCAACAGCACCACAGAGGAACAGGAGGAGCACTGGACCCAGATGAAGGAGTCCGAGGGACAGCAGGTCTGCCAGTGGCACACGCTCCTCAATTCATAG
- the kcnk5b gene encoding potassium channel subfamily K member 5b: protein MADKGPILTSIIIFYLSIGAAIFQILEEPHLNAALEEYKNRTAELLMKYPCLNKDDLDQIIEVVAAAAGRGVTVTGENQFNNWSWENAVIFAATVITTIGYGNVAPKTNGGRLFCILYGLCGIPLCLTWISELGTFFGGRAKRLSQVLLHRGLTVKKVQFICTVVFLLWGFLVHLIFPAVVFMGFEDWTYLEGLYFSFTTLTTVGFGDYVAGVNPDINYPTLYRFFVQLWICLGLAWLSLFFSWNVHMVVEAHKVLKKRRLRRHRLPIDDVPEQKEVKKAFKPPPLSGVIDIFDFMSEKVEDYSDVIRAIGADERRKKKQEEELARSKSCSDLLRGLVIPLDHSPRLKRRFSVSANMCMVTSGESTDGLNSNNNNQEEQTLLKEHQRDAKNVRKEIKSEEKPRRNGWDSRKSDPSICQSPVQSPTVTTSNRGSRFSVSKISEDRLLEKRKSIG, encoded by the exons ATGGCGGATAAAGGACCTATTCTGACCTCAATCATCATTTTCTACTTGTCCATCGGAGCCGCGATATTTCAGATCCTCGAGGAGCCGCATTTAAATGCAGCTCTGGAGGAGTATAAAAACCGCACTGCCGAGTTATTAATGAAATATCCCTGCTTAAATAAAGATGATTTGGACCAGATAATCGAG GTTGTGGCTGCGGCGGCTGGAAGAGGTGTGACTGTAACAGGAGAAAACCAATTCAACAACTGGAGTTGGGAGAACGCTGTTATTTTTGCTGCCACAGTCATCACTACCATAG GTTATGGCAATGTTGCGCCGAAGACAAATGGAGGCCGTTTATTCTGTATCCTGTATGGGCTCTGTGGCATTCCTCTTTGCCTCACCTGGATAAGTGAATTGGGTACATTTTTTGGCGGCAGGGCAAAGCGCCTGAGTCAGGTGCTCCTTCACAGAGGCCTCACTGTG AAAAAAGTGCAGTTCATCTGCACAGTTGTATTCCTTTTATGGGGTTTCCTGGTTCACTTGATCTTCCCAGCCGTTGTATTCATGGGCTTTGAGGACTGGACTTACTTAGAAGGCCTGTACTTCTCTTTCACCACCTTGACGACTGTTGGTTTTGGTGACTACGTAGCAG GTGTGAACCCAGATATAAATTACCCAACTCTATACAGATTTTTCGTGCAGTTATGGATCTGCCTGGGTCTTGCCTGGCTGTCTCTGTTCTTCAGCTGGAATGTGCATATGGTGGTCGAGGCGCACAAAGTTCTGAAGAAAAGGAGGCTGAGACGCCACAGGCTGCCCATCGATGACGTACCAGAACAAAAAGAAGTCAAAAAAGCCTTCAAGCCGCCACCTCTCTCTGGCGTCATCGACATCTTTGATTTCATGTCTGAGAAGGTTGAGGACTACAGCGATGTTATCCGAGCCATCGGAGCAGAcgagaggaggaagaagaagcaGGAGGAGGAACTGGCGCGGTCCAAGAGCTGTAGTGACCTGCTGCGCGGCCTGGTCATCCCACTCGATCACTCTCCTCGTCTGAAACGCCGCTTCAGCGTCAGCGCAAACATGTGCATGGTCACGTCTGGAGAGTCAACGGATGGcctcaacagcaacaacaacaaccaagaGGAACAGACGCTTCTGAAAGAGCACCAAAGAGATGCTAAAAATGttagaaaagaaataaagagcGAAGAGAAGCCTAGACGTAATGGATGGGACTCCCGAAAATCTGACCCTTCAATCTGTCAGAGCCCTGTTCAAAGCCCTACCGTTACCACCAGTAATAGAGGATCAAGATTCTCAGTGTCTAAAATATCAGAAGACCGTTTATTAGAGAAGAGAAAAAGCATTGGTTGA